Proteins found in one Oncorhynchus mykiss isolate Arlee chromosome 17, USDA_OmykA_1.1, whole genome shotgun sequence genomic segment:
- the LOC110493615 gene encoding neuroblast differentiation-associated protein AHNAK-like isoform X1: MPKFKMPISSLSGPKGPNVGIDRDLDGPDLSLLSSKLKRPDLDVGSPSGKLKIPSLKVPDFGFSGPDVQGPDLEVKTSDLDLSAPKFKGGISPPDLDLPDVDLKGPKLDLNAPDFDIDMPSGKVKVPTLNKPKVDLNASDLDIDGPSGKLKMPKFNLFGTLPKGRGLDINAGVKSPKLKGGIDAPDMDLPDIDLKAPKLDVNTPDVDIDSPTGKFKMPKMKMPTFVTKRPDVDKDGDLEGPGLNLSAPKLDIEAPSMNLKGPKADLNIPNADLGSPSGNFKIPSFKMPDSGFSGPKVKVHDFEVKTPGLDLSAPKFKGVISPPDLNLTDLKGPKLDLNAPDVNFNVPSGKVKVPTLKKPKVDLNAPDLDINGPSGKLKMPRFGLSGKMPKSTKLNLKSPTIKGGIDSPDLNFPDADLKAPELDVNTPDLDISAPSGKFKMPKFKMSKFRGLKGPDVDIDGNLEGPDIDINTPTANLKGPKTGLKMPDLKMPGFGLSGPNVDKPDYDLPDIDLSAPKLKGGINLPDLRLPKGHLKGPKLDLNAQDFDVDTPSSKLKMPKFGHSGTMPKGPNVDINAGAKSQKLNLKMPKIKGGIDAPDMDLPDMDLKAPKLDVNTPDIDIDSPTGKFKMPNLNMPKFGMNGPSIDIDGDIEGPDLNLSSPKLKGPKADLNLPDADIDSPPGKFKMPTFKTPDLGFSGTKVKGPDLDLSALNFKWGISPPDLDLPDGDLKGPKLDINAPDVNFNMPSGKVKVPTLKKPKVDLNAPDLDIDGLSGKLKKPTFLLSGTMSKSPDLRLKASNIKRGIDVPNINLPDADLKAPELDVNAPDLDSNEPSGKLKMPKYKMLKFRDLKRPDVDIDGDLEGPDIDINAPTANLKDPKTGLKMQDLKMPDFGLSGPNVDEPGYDFPDIDLSAPKLKGGISPPDLRL, encoded by the coding sequence ATGCCAAAGTTTAAGATGCCTATATCCAGCCTTTCGGGCCCTAAAGGACCAAATGTTGGCATTGATAGAGACTTGGATGGACCAGATCTGAGCTTATTATCTTCCAAATTAAAACGGCCAGACTTGGATGTTGGTAGCCCATCTGGAAAATTAAAGATACCAAGTCTAAAGGTGCCAGACTTTGGCTTCTCGGGGCCAGATGTTCAAGGGCCCGACTTAGAGGTAAAGACTTCAGACTTGGATCTTTCCGCCCCCAAGTTTAAAGGGGGAATTAGTCCCCCAGATTTAGATCTGCCAGATGTAGACCTCAAAGGCCCCAAATTAGACCTCAATGCTCCAGATTTTGACATAGATATGCCCTCAGGTAAAGTCAAAGTACCTACATTGAATAAACCAAAGGTTGATCTGAATGCTTCTGATCTGGACATCGATGGGCCCTCTGGTAAACTGAAAATGCCCAAATTCAATCTCTTTGGCACATTGCCAAAAGGACGAGGTCTAGACATAAATGCAGGTGTGAAATCACCAAAGTTAAAAGGTGGGATTGATGCCCCTGACATGGATTTACCAGACATTGACCTCAAAGCCCCTAAATTAGATGTAAACACTCCAGATGTTGACATTGATTCACCCACAGGGAAATTCAAAATGCCCAAAATGAAGATGCCTACATTTGTCACGAAAAGACCTGATGTTGACAAAGATGGAGATCTAGAGGGGCCAGGCCTGAACTTGTCTGCGCCAAAATTGGACATAGAAGCACCCTCAATGAATCTCAAAGGTCCCAAAGCAGACCTAAACATTCCAAATGCTGATTTGGGAAGTCCATCAGGGAATTTCAAAATTCCAAGTTTCAAGATGCCAGATTCAGGTTTCTCTGGACCAAAGGTTAAAGTGCATGACTTTGAGGTAAAGACTCCAGGCTTAGATCTTTCAGCCCCCAAGTTTAAAGGAGTAATTAGTCCCCCAGATCTGAATCTGACAGATCTCAAAGGCCCCAAACTAGACCTCAATGCACCAGATGTAAACTTTAATGTGCCCTCAGGTAAAGTCAAAGTACCTACATTGAAGAAACCAAAGGTTGATCTGAATGCTCCTGATCTGGACATTAACGGCCCCTCTGGTAAACTGAAAATGCCCAGATTTGGGCTGTCTGGTAAAATGCCAAAATCCACAAAACTGAATCTCAAATCCCCAACGATAAAAGGGGGAATtgattccccagacctgaatttTCCAGATGCTGATCTAAAAGCCCCTGAACTAGATGTGAATACCCCGGATCTTGACATCAGTGCACCCTCTGGTAAATTCAAAATGCCCAAATTCAAAATGTCTAAATTCAGAGGCCTAAAGGGACCAGATGTTGACATTGATGGAAACTTGGAGGGCCCAGATATTGATATCAATACCCCCACAGCTAACCTCAAAGGTCCCAAAACAGGTCTAAAAATGCCAGATTTGAAGATGCCTGGTTTCGGGCTATCTGGGCCAAATGTAGACAAACCTGACTATGACTTACCTGATATTGACCTCTCAGCCCCAAAGCTAAAAGGGGGCATCAATCTCCCAGATTTGAGACTACCTAAGGGTCATCTCAAAGGGCCCAAACTAGATCTCAATGCTCAAGACTTTGATGTTGACACTCCCTCTAGTAAACTGAAAATGCCCAAATTTGGGCATTCAGGTACTATGCCAAAAGGACCAAATGTAGACATAAATGCAGGTGCGAAATCACAAAAGTTAAATCTAAAAATGCCAAAGATTAAAGGTGGGATTGATGCCCCTGATATGGATCTACCAGACATGGACCTCAAAGCCCCTAAATTAGATGTAAACACTCCAGATATTGACATTGATTCACCCACAGGGAAATTCAAAATGCCCAATCTGAATATGCCTAAATTTGGAATGAATGGGCCAAGTATTGACATAGATGGGGATATAGAGGGACCAGACCTGAATTTGTCATCTCCCAAACTCAAGGGGCCCAAAGCAGACCTAAACCTTCCAGATGCTGATATTGACAGTCCACCAGGAAAATTCAAAATGCCTACTTTCAAGACACCAGATTTAGGTTTCTCTGGAACAAAAGTTAAGGGGCCTGACTTGGACCTTTCAGCCCTCAATTTTAAATGGGGAATTAGTCCCCCAGATTTGGATCTGCCAGATGGAGACCTCAAAGGCCCAAAACTAGACATCAATGCACCAGATGTAAACTTTAATATGCCTTCTGGTAAAGTCAAAGTACCTACATTGAAGAAACCAAAGGTTGATCTTAATGCTCCTGATCTGGACATCGATGGGCTCTCTGGTAAACTGAAAAAGCCCACATTCTTGCTGTCTGGTACAATGTCAAAATCCCCAGACTTGAGGCTCAAAGCTTCAAACATTAAGCGGGGAattgatgttccaaacattaaTTTACCAGATGCTGACCTCAAAGCCCCTGAACTAGATGTGAATGCCCCAGATCTTGACAGCAATGAACCCTCTGGGAAATtaaaaatgcccaaatataaAATGCTTAAATTTAGAGACCTAAAGAGACCAGATGTTGACATAGATGGAGACTTAGAGGGCCCAGATATTGATATCAATGCCCCCACAGCTAACCTCAAAGATCCCAAAACAGGTCTAAAAATGCAAGATTTGAAGATGCCTGATTTTGGGCTATCTGGGCCAAATGTAGATGAACCTGGCTATGACTTCCCTGATATTGACCTTTCAGCCCCAAAGCTAAAAGGGGGAATCAGTCCCCCAGATTTGAGACTATAG
- the LOC110493615 gene encoding neuroblast differentiation-associated protein AHNAK-like isoform X2 has translation MPKFKMPISSLSGPKGPNVGIDRDLDGPDLSLLSSKLKRPDLDVGSPSGKLKIPSLKVPDFGFSGPDVQGPDLEVKTSDLDLSAPKFKGGISPPDLDLPDVDLKGPKLDLNAPDFDIDMPSGKVKVPTLNKPKVDLNASDLDIDGPSGKLKMPKFNLFGTLPKGRGLDINAGVKSPKLKGGIDAPDMDLPDIDLKAPKLDVNTPDVDIDSPTGKFKMPKMKMPTFVTKRPDVDKDGDLEGPGLNLSAPKLDIEAPSMNLKGPKADLNIPNADLGSPSGNFKIPSFKMPDSGFSGPKVKVHDFEVKTPGLDLSAPKFKGVISPPDLNLTDLKGPKLDLNAPDVNFNVPSGKVKVPTLKKPKVDLNAPDLDINGPSGKLKMPRFGLSGKMPKSTKLNLKSPTIKGGIDSPDLNFPDADLKAPELDVNTPDLDISAPSGKFKMPKFKMSKFRGLKGPDVDIDGNLEGPDIDINTPTANLKGPKTGLKMPDLKMPGFGLSGPNVDKPDYDLPDIDLSAPKLKGGINLPDLRLPKGHLKGPKLDLNAQDFDVDTPSSKLKMPKFGHSGTMPKGPNIKGGIDAPDMDLPDMDLKAPKLDVNTPDIDIDSPTGKFKMPNLNMPKFGMNGPSIDIDGDIEGPDLNLSSPKLKGPKADLNLPDADIDSPPGKFKMPTFKTPDLGFSGTKVKGPDLDLSALNFKWGISPPDLDLPDGDLKGPKLDINAPDVNFNMPSGKVKVPTLKKPKVDLNAPDLDIDGLSGKLKKPTFLLSGTMSKSPDLRLKASNIKRGIDVPNINLPDADLKAPELDVNAPDLDSNEPSGKLKMPKYKMLKFRDLKRPDVDIDGDLEGPDIDINAPTANLKDPKTGLKMQDLKMPDFGLSGPNVDEPGYDFPDIDLSAPKLKGGISPPDLRL, from the exons ATGCCAAAGTTTAAGATGCCTATATCCAGCCTTTCGGGCCCTAAAGGACCAAATGTTGGCATTGATAGAGACTTGGATGGACCAGATCTGAGCTTATTATCTTCCAAATTAAAACGGCCAGACTTGGATGTTGGTAGCCCATCTGGAAAATTAAAGATACCAAGTCTAAAGGTGCCAGACTTTGGCTTCTCGGGGCCAGATGTTCAAGGGCCCGACTTAGAGGTAAAGACTTCAGACTTGGATCTTTCCGCCCCCAAGTTTAAAGGGGGAATTAGTCCCCCAGATTTAGATCTGCCAGATGTAGACCTCAAAGGCCCCAAATTAGACCTCAATGCTCCAGATTTTGACATAGATATGCCCTCAGGTAAAGTCAAAGTACCTACATTGAATAAACCAAAGGTTGATCTGAATGCTTCTGATCTGGACATCGATGGGCCCTCTGGTAAACTGAAAATGCCCAAATTCAATCTCTTTGGCACATTGCCAAAAGGACGAGGTCTAGACATAAATGCAGGTGTGAAATCACCAAAGTTAAAAGGTGGGATTGATGCCCCTGACATGGATTTACCAGACATTGACCTCAAAGCCCCTAAATTAGATGTAAACACTCCAGATGTTGACATTGATTCACCCACAGGGAAATTCAAAATGCCCAAAATGAAGATGCCTACATTTGTCACGAAAAGACCTGATGTTGACAAAGATGGAGATCTAGAGGGGCCAGGCCTGAACTTGTCTGCGCCAAAATTGGACATAGAAGCACCCTCAATGAATCTCAAAGGTCCCAAAGCAGACCTAAACATTCCAAATGCTGATTTGGGAAGTCCATCAGGGAATTTCAAAATTCCAAGTTTCAAGATGCCAGATTCAGGTTTCTCTGGACCAAAGGTTAAAGTGCATGACTTTGAGGTAAAGACTCCAGGCTTAGATCTTTCAGCCCCCAAGTTTAAAGGAGTAATTAGTCCCCCAGATCTGAATCTGACAGATCTCAAAGGCCCCAAACTAGACCTCAATGCACCAGATGTAAACTTTAATGTGCCCTCAGGTAAAGTCAAAGTACCTACATTGAAGAAACCAAAGGTTGATCTGAATGCTCCTGATCTGGACATTAACGGCCCCTCTGGTAAACTGAAAATGCCCAGATTTGGGCTGTCTGGTAAAATGCCAAAATCCACAAAACTGAATCTCAAATCCCCAACGATAAAAGGGGGAATtgattccccagacctgaatttTCCAGATGCTGATCTAAAAGCCCCTGAACTAGATGTGAATACCCCGGATCTTGACATCAGTGCACCCTCTGGTAAATTCAAAATGCCCAAATTCAAAATGTCTAAATTCAGAGGCCTAAAGGGACCAGATGTTGACATTGATGGAAACTTGGAGGGCCCAGATATTGATATCAATACCCCCACAGCTAACCTCAAAGGTCCCAAAACAGGTCTAAAAATGCCAGATTTGAAGATGCCTGGTTTCGGGCTATCTGGGCCAAATGTAGACAAACCTGACTATGACTTACCTGATATTGACCTCTCAGCCCCAAAGCTAAAAGGGGGCATCAATCTCCCAGATTTGAGACTACCTAAGGGTCATCTCAAAGGGCCCAAACTAGATCTCAATGCTCAAGACTTTGATGTTGACACTCCCTCTAGTAAACTGAAAATGCCCAAATTTGGGCATTCAGGTACTATGCCAAAAGGACCAAAT ATTAAAGGTGGGATTGATGCCCCTGATATGGATCTACCAGACATGGACCTCAAAGCCCCTAAATTAGATGTAAACACTCCAGATATTGACATTGATTCACCCACAGGGAAATTCAAAATGCCCAATCTGAATATGCCTAAATTTGGAATGAATGGGCCAAGTATTGACATAGATGGGGATATAGAGGGACCAGACCTGAATTTGTCATCTCCCAAACTCAAGGGGCCCAAAGCAGACCTAAACCTTCCAGATGCTGATATTGACAGTCCACCAGGAAAATTCAAAATGCCTACTTTCAAGACACCAGATTTAGGTTTCTCTGGAACAAAAGTTAAGGGGCCTGACTTGGACCTTTCAGCCCTCAATTTTAAATGGGGAATTAGTCCCCCAGATTTGGATCTGCCAGATGGAGACCTCAAAGGCCCAAAACTAGACATCAATGCACCAGATGTAAACTTTAATATGCCTTCTGGTAAAGTCAAAGTACCTACATTGAAGAAACCAAAGGTTGATCTTAATGCTCCTGATCTGGACATCGATGGGCTCTCTGGTAAACTGAAAAAGCCCACATTCTTGCTGTCTGGTACAATGTCAAAATCCCCAGACTTGAGGCTCAAAGCTTCAAACATTAAGCGGGGAattgatgttccaaacattaaTTTACCAGATGCTGACCTCAAAGCCCCTGAACTAGATGTGAATGCCCCAGATCTTGACAGCAATGAACCCTCTGGGAAATtaaaaatgcccaaatataaAATGCTTAAATTTAGAGACCTAAAGAGACCAGATGTTGACATAGATGGAGACTTAGAGGGCCCAGATATTGATATCAATGCCCCCACAGCTAACCTCAAAGATCCCAAAACAGGTCTAAAAATGCAAGATTTGAAGATGCCTGATTTTGGGCTATCTGGGCCAAATGTAGATGAACCTGGCTATGACTTCCCTGATATTGACCTTTCAGCCCCAAAGCTAAAAGGGGGAATCAGTCCCCCAGATTTGAGACTATAG